Genomic window (Streptomyces clavuligerus):
CTGGCGGGCGGTGGGGAGTTGTTTGCCGGCCCAGTGGGCGTAGGCGGTGGCGTCGTGCCAGGACACCCACACCACGGGGTGGTCGGCCAGGGCGGCGGGGTAGTGGCCTGCGGTCCAGTGGGGTGGCGGGGGGTGTCCGGTGGCGCGGACGAAGCGTGTGTAGTCGCGGTTCGTGGTCGGGTGGACGTCGACGGGGACCATGAGTTTGCCGTCGGCGGGGTGGGTGACGGTGCGGGGGTGGCGGCGCAGGAGTTGTTCGGTGCGTTCGTCGTGGTCGGCGGCGGCGCGTTCGGTCAGGAGGGCGGCGAAGCGTTCCTGGGCGGGGTGTCCGGCGCGGGCGAGGAGGGTGTCGAGGGCTTCCTGGTTGCCGGGGCGCAGGGTGATGGTCGGGCCGCGGTGTTCCCAGGTGGTGAGCTGGCGCTGGCTGACGGGGACGAGGGCGGCGAAGTCGCGGGTTGTTTTGCGCAGGGCCTGGCGCAGGAGGGCGACTTCGCTGCCGGTCCAGCGGTTCACTCCCATCGTGGTCTCCTACAGGTCTTCGCCGGGGATCTTGAGGTAGGTGTCGCGCAGTGCGGTGAGGGCGGGGTGGGCGGTGTCCAGGGGGTGGTCGTCGATGGCGGCCAGCGCGCGGACGCCGATGGAGGTGTTGGTGGCGAAGGCGGCGGTCATGCCTCTGGCCTGTTCGGCGGTGACGGGGGCGACGGTGTGTGCGGTGTGTTCCTGGAGGAGGGCCATGGTGACGCCGGGGAGGACGGGGGCCTGGGGCCACACGATGGTGTTGTCGGTGTCGATGAATCCGATGTTCCAGGTGCCGCCTTCGGAGACGAGGCCGTCCGTGCCGGTGAAGAGGGCGTCGTCGAAGCCGTTGAGCTGGGCGGTGCGGCGGGCGTGGAGGGCGCCGAAGAGGCCGCAGTGTTTGACCTGGGGCAGGTCGCGTTCGTAGGTGATGGTCTGGGCGGTGAGCGGGGGCGGGGGCAGGTCGGCTGCGGGGCGGGCGGTGACCAGCAGCTGGGGTGTGGTGGCGTCGGCGGGGCGGGCCAGGTTCACGGCGGGGTCGTAGTGGGTGACCCGGACGACGCAGGGGCCCGGTGTGCCGTCCAGTGCGGTGGCGACGAGCCGGCGGACGCGGGCGGGGTCCACGGTTGTACCGAAGACGGTTTCGCTGTCCCGGGCGAGCCGTTCGAGGTGGAGCGACAGGCCGCGGATGCGGCGGTCGGCGTCGGCCCGCATGGACGTGAAGTGGCCGTACGAGGTCAGTGCCAGGGGCAGCAAGTCGGCGGCGGTCGCGGGCTGTTCATTGAGAAGGGTCATGGCGTCCAGCATGTCACCACACCCGCCGCCCACCGCACCCGAACCGGCATTACTGACGGGTCAACTTCTTCAGGACTTCCTTCCCTCCCCCACCCCCGGTGCTGTCTCCTGGTCACCATCGGGACACGCTCTGTGGAACACGGAGGATGGTCCCGCGCTGCCCGCGCCCGCCGGCCGGACCCTGCCCCCACGGCAGGGACCTCCCCTTTCCTCCCGCGCACGGGCGCTCCCGCCGGACCCGGCGTCCGGCACCAGCCCTCCCCCTGCTCACAAGGACGTGACGCACATGACCCTCTCCTGGCCCCCTCGCTCCAGCTCACCCACCACGGTGCTGTCCGCATACACCACTGTTCTGGGCTGGCCGCTGTCGGCGGACGGCGCCCCGGTCGAGGCTGCGGACGTGGAGCGGGTGCGGGAGCGCTCGCCACGGGCGGTGTGGTCGGTGCTGTGCGGGCAGCGGTTCGACGTGGTGGCCGTTCCGGCGCGGCTGGGGCGGGAGTTGGCGCTGCTGATCGAACGGGACCTGGAACAAGCTGTCGACGGGGCGGTGCTGCCGTGTCTCCTCGGCGGCGAGAAGCGGTTCTTCCTGGTCCGGGCCGGCAGCGCGCGGGACATCCCCACGGCGGGCGGTGTGCAGGTGCTGTCCGGGGAACAGCGGCTGGTACTGCCGTCGTCGCCGGAACTGCGGTGGGAGACACCGCCGTGGAGCCGTACCGAGCCGGTGGCGGTGGAACTGCCGGATGGGGACATGCTCGTCGAACGGCTCGCCGCCACCGCGCCGGATGCACGCCGGTGACCGCGGCCCCGCGTACAACAGCGGCTCAGGCCGCCCCCGTCCGGGCATTCCCGGCGTCGCGAGGTTCGATGAGGATGACCTCCCCCGGTGAGCCCGGTGGCGGCGGGTCGGGCAGTGAGGTCCGGCCGGCGCTCCAGGACACGACGGTCGCACGGTCCGCGCGGGTGCACGACTGGCTGCTGGGCGGCGTGGAGAACTATGCCCCCGACCGGGCGGCCGGTGCGGCGCTGGTGGAGGTGGTGCCCGGGGCGCGGCAGCTCGCCCACAGCGGCCGGGCCTTCCTGCGGCGCGCCGTGGGGCTTCTGGCCGGGGAGGCGGGTATCGGGCAGTTCCTGGATCTGGGCTGTGGGCTCCCGGTCCTGGACGGCAACGTCCACGAGGTCTCCCAGGCGGCCTGTCCGGGGACCCGGGTCGTCTACGTCGATGTCGATCCGGTGGTCCTGGCTCACGCGTTCACCACGCTGGACGACAACGCGGACACTCTGATCGTCGGGGGCGACATCCGGCACCCCGGTGCGATCCGGGAGGCGATCGGGGGCTTCTTCGACTGGGACCGGCCCGTCGCCGTCCTGATGGCCAACGTGCTGGACTGCCTGCCCGCCGACGGAGCGGACGATCCGGACGGTCCGGCAGGTGTTGTCCGGGATTGGGCCGCTGTTCTCCCTTCCGGCAGTCCGGTGGTGATCCAGCAGATGGTCTGCGCTGACGCCGGTGTCCGTGAGACGGTCACCGCGGTCATGACCGGGGCGACCGGCGGCCGGTGGGGCCGCATGGCTACGCCCGGGGACCTCGGCCGGTACGCCGCACCCCTGCACATCGGGCCGCCCGGCCTGGGTGACGTCACGCGCTGGCGCCCGGACTCCCCCGCCGCGCCGGGTCCGCTGTGTCCGTCGGGGGCGGCAGCCTGGGGTGTGGTCGGCCGTGCCCCCGGGGCGGGTTCCCCGCCCGGGACTGTAGGCGACGGCGGCCTCCGCTCCGGCCGGGGTCCGTGAGCCCTGGCCTGCAGACGGCCGTCCCGGGGCGCGCCCCCCTCGTTCCGGCCCCGGAGGCTGCCCCCGTGGCCACGGGTACGGAGGCGCCCCGGGACGGCCCCGGGCCCCGACCCCGGGGGATGCGGGCCGGTGGGGTGGCTGACCTCCACCGCACCGGAACCCCATTCCCCCTGGGGTCGGGGTGAGACCGCGGCCCGGGTGGCCCCTGTCGCGGCCTCCCGGCTGCCCGCGGGGACAGCACCCTGCGGGCAGCCGGTCCCCCACCCACTTTCCACCGCCCCCTGCTGTCCCTTGCGTCTTGTTGCCCCCTGCCCCACAACCGTCCCTTATCCACTGGTTTGAGAGATGTTGAGGTTCTGGAAGATGACCAGTCCGGCGCTTTCCGCCGCCACCGCCCGGTCCTGTGGTCTCGCGGCCGGGATGCAGCCGCCCCGCCCGGTCCGTCCGGCCGTGCCCGGCGTGGTGGGCGGCGCGGTGGGCGGCGGGGTCGTGGGGCCGTTGGTGTGGGGGTGCTGCCTGCGGCGTGCCGGGGGCGGACGCCGGACTCCGGTGGGTGCCGGGGTGGGGTCACAGGATGTTCCAGAGCAGTCCGTCCTCGTTCTCTCGCATGCCTTTGATGCGGCGCTGGACTTCGCAGAGGGAGCCCGGGGTGTGGGCGGCTTTGCGGGCGTTGGTGGTGATCATGCGGAGTTCGCGGATGTCGCGGAGGACGGGGTAGCCGGGCCAGGCGGTGATGTCGAGTCCGTAGGCGGTGGCGAAGTCGGTCCAGTGGCGGTGGCCGTGGCCGAAGCGGCGGCAGTGGATCTCGACGGTGACCAGGTCCCATTCGGGCTGGCCGTGGGCGATGGTGTCCCAGTCGCACAGTAC
Coding sequences:
- a CDS encoding SAM-dependent methyltransferase; protein product: MTSPGEPGGGGSGSEVRPALQDTTVARSARVHDWLLGGVENYAPDRAAGAALVEVVPGARQLAHSGRAFLRRAVGLLAGEAGIGQFLDLGCGLPVLDGNVHEVSQAACPGTRVVYVDVDPVVLAHAFTTLDDNADTLIVGGDIRHPGAIREAIGGFFDWDRPVAVLMANVLDCLPADGADDPDGPAGVVRDWAAVLPSGSPVVIQQMVCADAGVRETVTAVMTGATGGRWGRMATPGDLGRYAAPLHIGPPGLGDVTRWRPDSPAAPGPLCPSGAAAWGVVGRAPGAGSPPGTVGDGGLRSGRGP
- a CDS encoding aminotransferase class IV, whose translation is MTLLNEQPATAADLLPLALTSYGHFTSMRADADRRIRGLSLHLERLARDSETVFGTTVDPARVRRLVATALDGTPGPCVVRVTHYDPAVNLARPADATTPQLLVTARPAADLPPPPLTAQTITYERDLPQVKHCGLFGALHARRTAQLNGFDDALFTGTDGLVSEGGTWNIGFIDTDNTIVWPQAPVLPGVTMALLQEHTAHTVAPVTAEQARGMTAAFATNTSIGVRALAAIDDHPLDTAHPALTALRDTYLKIPGEDL
- a CDS encoding formylglycine-generating enzyme family protein, with the protein product MGVNRWTGSEVALLRQALRKTTRDFAALVPVSQRQLTTWEHRGPTITLRPGNQEALDTLLARAGHPAQERFAALLTERAAADHDERTEQLLRRHPRTVTHPADGKLMVPVDVHPTTNRDYTRFVRATGHPPPPHWTAGHYPAALADHPVVWVSWHDATAYAHWAGKQLPTARQWEKAARGPNGRHYPWGDEPTAAKCNVAEAGIGTTTPVTRYQSGISPYGAFDLCGNCWEWCSTEEHPPANPRRYELKGSAFTSPFERALPSLQNTANAGMRDNDTTFRCVSPP